ACCCGTTGCAGGCAACATTTCcagatttttgtttaaagtcAAAGCATCACTTTTTATAACATTACCCTCACCTCATTAGAACATTTGGTTACCTGTCTAAGATTTGGACAATGCGCTTTAAGAGAAAAAACTAATTCTTTAAAAAGGCAATGCAAAAATGTTGCTGCGACACTTGCTACAAAACACTAGAAAGCTGTTAGTGTAGCTGTAGTCTTGACTGTAGATAATTTTTCAGACCAAAAGGGGAGATAACAAAGGTTACCAGGTTTGATTGCCTCTTTCTCTTTGAACGTTCAAAGGGGAATTGCTCAAAACACTACAAAGCCAGGGTCAGTTCTTCTCATTATATGTAGATGGAATCATGTGTCATCCAGGCATGATCCGCTACTGACTCAAGCTCTGAGCATGATTTTGCTCAGATTGAATAggttgttttatatacagttaaaccctgaattgtgagcataatttgttctgaaaACATGCTTGTATGTCAAAACatttgtatatcaaagtgaatttccccttAAGAAATAATAGCTTAATTAGCATAATTGCTTGTCCTGCGAAAACATTCGCTGACCTATAAAATTagcttgtctttttcttttctgttacaGTGATATTATCTGACAACAAATTACAGTGCAATCAGTATAACGTGCAAAAGTGAATCCTGTCAAAACATTAAAGCATTTTGTAACTAAAGCATGTGTAACTAAAAGGTAAGGAGAATTAAACATGAAATGGTAGGCAGATGTGTAAAATCTTTTGTAACTGACTTGTAAAagtaagtttctctttatattttctcATATTCTGCTTTAGTGTCTTGTACAGGAAGCACTCTGTCTGCATGGCATTCAAAAAACTACAAAGTACAAAGTTACACATTAATGTTAGGTTCAAGATTGAGTTCAAGCGAAATGCTTTAATGTTTTGACAGGATTCACTTTTGCACGTTACACTGATTGCACTGTAATTTGTTGTCAAATAATATCACtgtaacagaaaagaaaaagacaagctAATTTTATAGTACTGAACAACAAAATACTAAATTAGAAATGTAAATATGGGAAACATTACATAAGCAGAACTGTACATGCAGTGTACAGTTATAAGGAAATGCAGTGCTTTTATTCTACATGTGCTGACTTTCCTGTCTGCCAGGCCACAGATTGTCTTCCACATCACAACACAGCATATCACATTGCTGACAAAATGATTTGGAGTGTCTTAGCCATCCTTTGCAGGAATCTGGATGTTTTCACTGCAAGAACTGCAAGGTATTTTAGAGAACTGGTTAATCACTAGTTGATCAAACACTTTAAACAATCTTGGTGTTGGTGAAGTCGCCGAAATCATCGCTCATCATTTTAGGTATCATTTACAGAACAAATGTCAGTTAGAATTATATAGAAAATATGCACAACAGATGATGAACCTTTCAACCATTTTGCatataatgcaaataatacaatgAACTAGTGCTTTAATATTTTGGGGGTTAGAAGATGTGATTATGACGCTATGATGAGGACATGTAAATAGAGGATGTGAGATTCTTTTGGGAATATGCTTCAGGCAATTTTGAGAATTTCGGTTATTATTTGAGAAATGAACCAAAGTAATTAAGAAAAACTGGAAAACCAGTTTATACTTTTCAGCATTTATGATCATGATCTGCTATCATTTCAGACAGTTGGACCCTCAAAAAATCCAACTTCGAATCATCACTCCGTAATACTCTTTTTCCACGTATCTTCATCCTATTCTTTGTAAACTTTTGCATATATATGGCTTTCCTCCCTGTTTCACTTCTAAAAAAGTGGTTTCTTGGCTGCTACCCTTCCACAAAGGCTATTCCTTAGTCAAGGTTTTTTGATGGTGTAAGGATGATCTTACCATCCAGAAGATGCTACTTTGCTGAGAAAGGTCCTTGCTGGACCAAATTTCTCAAAGAAGAAACTATAAGAAAATTCTCCTCAACAATTTTCTTGGTCTTTACTCCTATTTTTGTCCATGGATCTGCAAATTCCTCATGCTTCATTATGACTACTTAAAAAActgaacaacattgatcaccaaaTATAGTCCaggaaactggtgacaggatcatgcaTACCCAAGGCCCACCCATAGATTGACTCCAGTCcaatcccacaaaaaaaaaagccattataTAAAGGCACCTGTTTCCGGTTTTAAGTAAATGgaactatgagtttttgagtttgttgtactctttttttgttgttgttgttgcaaatcaaataaattgtcattagtctttcggctgctcccagcaatgggtcgctacagcagacaatccagtccgcacacaagcttggcacagattttacgcaagatgcccttcctgatacaaccctcccattttatctgggcttgggacaggcacttcatccagttgttgggaaCCGAACCCGGACCAATGACCCAAAGCCGCCTGCTTCAGTGACACAAGGGTAACACAAAAAATCTAGGTTGTcataatgttaatggttttagtttttgtgttaatatataatgcaaaaatactttttgtggatttattaatttttattaaatgaatcTGTAAAATGGTTAGTGGAATTTatgtatgtaataaattatgatGCCATTGATTAAAAATTAGCTTCTTTCAGAGGCTAAACAGGTTTTATTGACAGGTGTTTCAACAGTTATTTACATAAAAGTTATGTATGTTTTCTCTCCATTAAAGcctaatataaacacacactgatttcttttttcaacatttagaaataatttaattttagatagaaacacatacaatataaaatgtGCAGAACAGACTTTAGAGTCATAAagcattactactactactactaagtCAAGCAACCATCATTTTCCATACAAGACTTATCTGCAATGCTAATGTTGCTACAGATAAatctaaatgtgtaaatagttggCTATGTATCATATAACATATTGGTAATATTACTGTAATGAAAGCCTAAGTTCAGAAAGATCACTAAGGTAATCCTTGTTGTCTGCATAGCTCAGTGCTTTCTCAAAGCACTCTACTGCCTgttgtttttctcttctttccttATGAACGATTCCAAGTATTCCAAAGGCTTCTCCATCTTTTGGGTTGTGCTCAATTCGTCTATTTGCAATCTTTATCAGATTTTTAGCACTTCTCTTCCCTTCATCactttttggatttattttcagaCATTCAGTGTAGTGTTTGATGGCAGCAGCCTCACATTTCATCCTGTACTGCTCGAATTCTGCATAACACAGAAGAACAGACTGgtagttatcttttttttctttagcttcCTGTAATGTATTCTGGAACAATTcatctgcttttaaaaaatctctGTTTACCCCATACTGCAAGGCCAGTTCACTCATAGCAATAATAAAGCTGGTCTTCATTTCAGTTGCTAACTCTAAGTGGTGGATGCACTGCCCTTGAGCATGCTTAATTTCTTTATGTCTCTTATGGTATCTCCCTGCTTTCTTCAGATCTATTACCTTTTTCTTGTAGCAGAGCCCCAGCTGATGATGTATAAGAGCTGTATTGGAAACTTTCTCTAATGCTCTTCTGAGGAGGGCAATGGACCTGTCCACAGAGCCTTGATTTCGGAAATACTTTCCAACATATCGAATAACATGAGGGTGTTCTGGAGACCCTTCTAAGGCTTGCTCTACTAGACTTTCAGCCTCATTGTACTCACTGCGCTTTTTTTGTGCAGACAATTTTAGGCCAAGTAACACCTTAAGAACATCATCATTTGGGTTAGTGGCTATGGCCCGTCTAAGTTGACCAATTGCAGTTGAAGCCTCTGAATCTTGTAGCCGGTAAAGAAGAATTGCAAGGCCGGCATTCCATTCAGCATCCTCTGGGTCCAGTTTCAGGGCCTCATTGAAGCACCCTTTAGCTCTGTCATAATATTTTCGAGAAAACTTAAAGAAGCTCCACCCTTTCTCTCCAAGTACTTCAGCATAGGGAACAACTGGATATTTCTTTTCAATGTCTCCAAGTTTATTCAGGTAGATTTCACACTCTGCAAAATTACCTATATGATAATATAACCATGCAAGATCTCCATAGACAACAACAAGCAGCTTCTCACAGCTATTTCCATGAGACTTTGTGAGCTCTACAGATCTCGTAAAGTCGGTAAGTGCCTTAGTATTGGAGCCTAGTAGAAAATTTACAAATCCCATAcagctgtgtgtgcgtgcaacTCCTGCCTCCCTTCCAAGGTCCAGGTTAAGTTGTTCTTCTAGCCTGGTCAGAAGATCAGTGAGATCCATATCATTTTTATTCAGCCCCCAAGTGAAATGGCATTCCAGCTGAAGAAGTCtggtttttaaatttgtgtcttGAGCTGAACtgttagaaaaagaaagaagtcagatgaacaaaataaactgattcaaaaaatagaaaacagaTGCACattctttaaatgaaaatgtactgCTAAGAATCTTCATAGGACTGTTTTTTAGATTAGCATGCATTTCCATTAAACTGTAGCATATAAAGTGTAGTACATAAAATTTGTATGTTATCTGTTTAAAGTCTTTAGTGTGCTGGAGAAGATTTTATGGAGGGGTTCAACTCTCCAATAATAAGCACAAGATCTCAGCCAAAGATCCAGCAGCTCTAGAGAAGAATAATTGTTATGACGTTGCATAAGGTTGACAATGCCGTGAGTGCACATTAAAGCTAAATGCGGttcaattaaatatttagaGCGTGCGACCTTTATGGCCGGTCAGTGTAGAACGCGAGACGACATGACGTCATTTAACTGGACCTTCCACTGTCACTGATGTGACACCTTTATGGTcacatatttactgtacattaggtGTGTATATATTACACTGTAAAGGGAACTTAGcgcaatttaaaatgattacgTATATTTCTTTGTCAAATTAACTATTAAAGTCATAAAGTTACCGTTGCACTTTTcccaaattaaaatattaatattaaaggaACAAATACCCCCGATAATGAAAGAATGATACGATGTATACTGATTAAAAACGCTGTACTTACCTCATCATAATAGtgtatagtatatacagtataaaagcttGAAAACAGAGAGACTATAGCGACAGGGATGCAGGATATTTAATTCTCCGCCCGTAAATCCATGAAAAGAAACTGAAAGTATCTTTCAAATGCAACCGAACTTGTTTAGATGCCATtatgaggaaaaaataatacattcatttaaaaaacacatacatttcAACAACGAAGTCACTCAAAGACAAAGGCAATTGTTAGTCTATCACGGTTTTTTAACCCTTcgccaaattaaaaaaaaaatgccactgCGTTTTGTATACAGTAGAGCTTGAAGACACAAATTTAACAGCTGTCTCCGCTAAAGTGATGGGAGCCAGCAGAGGGCAGCAGCGGCACACAGGGAGAGTAACAGTGCGGGAGAACCGCCCAGAAGTCTCCAGGCAGATTTACCCCGGCTGcgttccattccgaagtgtacttcacagggtgcgCCCTTCCTCCTGCTCTGTGTGCAGGGAATATCGGTCAAGGGAACTTCCCTCAACAAGATTCCACCATCCGAAACACTCTGCAACGTCACCGCACAGACGTCACTTCCTCTGTGCGTTTCCCTGGTAACATAAGCGCTTTAGATACCTGTTcttgctgctgtggaaattttacACTAAGGAAATTAAATGGACTGTTTCTTGAaactaaaacattataaaacaaaaccATTTTAAAACATATCTACATAtactattgtacagtatatatgttatAACTCTTGTATAActcctaaataaattatttgattaatttacaagatgtacagttttttttttttttacagattattagcctatataatactaaggatttaattattgtgtcctattaatATAATGTCctcaatgatgatgatgatgataataataataataatgatcataatcataataataaatatatacagtggaaccttgtattAACCTTGGTCTGTAAGAATTTGGCAAGACCAGCAAAATCTTTAAATACACATATTTTAGTCTTGACATACAACTAGTACATATGCACTTTCTCTGCTGAGcctcacatgatcacaactgagccagtgGTTCTTCTCTCTTGCACGCTGTGAGATTGTGGGTAATAGTCTTTTATGCTCTGTGTTAGTGCCCGTgcatcactcgtatagtcaacatcctcGTATGTTTGGgcagaggtgggacaaagtcattgtttggcaagtcacatgtaagtctcaattcattgccctcaagtcccaagtcaagtcccgagtcacgacaggcaagtcccgagtcaagtcccaagtcaaaggccaacaagtctcaagtcaagtccaaagtcct
The DNA window shown above is from Clarias gariepinus isolate MV-2021 ecotype Netherlands chromosome 14, CGAR_prim_01v2, whole genome shotgun sequence and carries:
- the LOC128540931 gene encoding interferon-induced protein with tetratricopeptide repeats 5-like — encoded protein: MMSSAQDTNLKTRLLQLECHFTWGLNKNDMDLTDLLTRLEEQLNLDLGREAGVARTHSCMGFVNFLLGSNTKALTDFTRSVELTKSHGNSCEKLLVVVYGDLAWLYYHIGNFAECEIYLNKLGDIEKKYPVVPYAEVLGEKGWSFFKFSRKYYDRAKGCFNEALKLDPEDAEWNAGLAILLYRLQDSEASTAIGQLRRAIATNPNDDVLKVLLGLKLSAQKKRSEYNEAESLVEQALEGSPEHPHVIRYVGKYFRNQGSVDRSIALLRRALEKVSNTALIHHQLGLCYKKKVIDLKKAGRYHKRHKEIKHAQGQCIHHLELATEMKTSFIIAMSELALQYGVNRDFLKADELFQNTLQEAKEKKDNYQSVLLCYAEFEQYRMKCEAAAIKHYTECLKINPKSDEGKRSAKNLIKIANRRIEHNPKDGEAFGILGIVHKERREKQQAVECFEKALSYADNKDYLSDLSELRLSLQ